A genome region from Desulfurispora thermophila DSM 16022 includes the following:
- a CDS encoding CBS domain-containing protein, whose amino-acid sequence MQNMFTERKVRDLMVDVEQYPAVTADATFKEVAAALKRSFQPTGSEGPPRAVLVYENNLLVGLVGLEDLLRAIEPQYLKGGNYRGWTVDSSWAIPVFWDGLFTERCLDAAERKVREIMHPVAFCVNADDPLIKAVYGMGKYQTNTLPVVEDERVIGMIRSIEIFQEITNIILTDESKVYEMERFFMARQSSISAPKTAHNR is encoded by the coding sequence ATGCAAAACATGTTCACCGAACGCAAAGTCAGGGATCTGATGGTCGATGTAGAACAATACCCTGCCGTGACAGCTGACGCCACATTTAAAGAGGTGGCGGCCGCATTGAAGCGGTCTTTTCAGCCAACTGGCAGTGAAGGGCCACCCAGGGCGGTGCTGGTGTACGAAAACAACCTGCTGGTTGGACTGGTTGGCCTGGAGGATCTGTTGCGCGCCATCGAGCCTCAGTATTTGAAAGGGGGCAACTACCGGGGGTGGACGGTAGACTCCTCCTGGGCTATTCCGGTGTTCTGGGATGGACTGTTCACCGAGCGCTGCCTGGATGCGGCCGAACGCAAGGTGAGAGAAATTATGCACCCGGTGGCTTTTTGCGTAAACGCCGATGACCCGCTGATCAAGGCGGTCTATGGCATGGGCAAGTACCAAACCAACACCCTGCCCGTTGTGGAAGATGAGCGGGTAATTGGCATGATCCGCAGCATTGAAATCTTTCAAGAAATCACAAACATCATTCTCACCGACGAATCGAAAGTGTATGAAATGGAACGCTTCTTTATGGCCAGGCAGAGCAGCATAAGTGCACCCAAGACTGCCCACAACAGATAA
- a CDS encoding IS1634 family transposase, with protein MFFRKITSKSNGKEYTYVKLIENYREGNKVKQRVIANLGNIEELTPEKVQGLISGLAKICGLNDGLDNSILTQRVLEFGNVLALHKIWQMLQIPEHIKKCAGALPNTPLLAEILTIHQLVKKHNVRKITDWYEQFYLPQMEGISISSDQFTRTLANLATIKEELEKAIFNAVQRFCPGSNNEVIFCHLTRGYLEQFPPGNGRQTGLSRSFIAAPLERRQVDLALLVNESGLPFGHRMFLGHLADGETVPRRISEIKEQYQIKNCVFVGDQQIITEENLQLLQAYGQEYIVGMPVRFNQEATALTQYFYAPPTTYTRLHDSLLYREVVWRGHRYLICLSPLQAASKAKRLEHKLMEVEKELALIKQWVSEQCKSNARINYYRASSILKNTYCKRYFTCHYDEQAQEFSFSRRQEVIDQELALGGKFLIKTNCHYLDAGQIIAAYHNYTLARDEFRLIKKHEQSTGINTESQLRGYVFVCVLAYLIKKTMEKILTQGGLEISPEHALELLEDIKLTVNIYQNEELRYITPPNSLQEDILSLLGVKQLPRRLEKNALL; from the coding sequence ATGTTTTTCCGCAAAATCACCAGTAAGAGCAACGGTAAAGAATACACCTATGTCAAACTAATTGAGAACTACCGGGAAGGCAACAAGGTTAAACAGCGGGTCATCGCCAATCTGGGTAATATTGAGGAACTGACACCGGAAAAAGTTCAAGGACTAATCAGCGGTCTGGCGAAGATTTGCGGTTTAAATGATGGCCTGGACAATTCTATCCTTACGCAACGCGTCCTGGAATTCGGCAACGTGCTGGCCCTTCACAAGATATGGCAGATGTTGCAAATACCCGAGCACATTAAGAAATGTGCGGGAGCATTGCCCAATACGCCCTTGCTGGCTGAAATACTTACAATTCATCAATTGGTGAAAAAGCACAATGTGCGAAAGATCACCGACTGGTACGAACAATTCTACCTGCCTCAAATGGAAGGGATTAGCATAAGTTCGGACCAGTTTACCCGCACTCTGGCCAACCTGGCCACCATCAAAGAGGAGCTGGAAAAAGCCATTTTCAACGCAGTACAAAGATTCTGTCCTGGTAGTAATAATGAAGTAATTTTCTGCCACCTCACACGCGGCTACCTGGAGCAATTCCCTCCGGGCAACGGCAGGCAGACGGGCTTAAGCCGCTCCTTCATCGCCGCACCGCTGGAAAGGCGCCAGGTAGACCTGGCCCTGCTGGTAAATGAAAGCGGCCTACCCTTTGGTCACCGCATGTTTTTAGGACACCTGGCCGACGGCGAAACGGTTCCCCGGCGCATTTCGGAGATTAAAGAACAATATCAAATCAAAAACTGTGTTTTTGTCGGAGACCAGCAGATCATTACGGAAGAAAATTTGCAACTGCTGCAGGCCTACGGCCAGGAGTACATTGTGGGCATGCCGGTACGCTTTAATCAGGAGGCAACAGCTCTGACCCAGTATTTTTATGCGCCTCCCACCACCTACACCAGATTGCATGACAGCCTGCTTTACCGGGAAGTGGTTTGGCGCGGCCATCGTTATCTAATCTGCCTTTCCCCCCTGCAGGCGGCCAGCAAAGCCAAACGTCTGGAACACAAGTTAATGGAGGTGGAAAAAGAGCTAGCCCTGATCAAGCAGTGGGTGAGCGAGCAATGCAAAAGCAATGCGCGCATCAACTACTACCGTGCTTCCAGCATTTTAAAAAACACCTATTGCAAGAGATATTTTACTTGTCACTACGACGAGCAAGCGCAGGAGTTCAGTTTCAGTCGCCGGCAGGAGGTTATTGACCAGGAACTCGCCCTGGGCGGCAAGTTTTTAATCAAAACCAATTGTCACTACCTGGATGCCGGACAAATTATTGCTGCTTATCATAATTACACCCTGGCCCGCGATGAATTTCGCCTGATCAAGAAGCATGAACAAAGCACGGGTATAAACACAGAGAGCCAGCTGCGCGGATATGTATTTGTCTGCGTACTCGCCTATTTAATCAAGAAAACCATGGAGAAAATTCTCACCCAGGGGGGTTTGGAAATCAGCCCGGAACACGCTCTGGAATTACTGGAGGACATCAAACTTACCGTTAACATCTACCAGAACGAGGAACTGCGCTATATTACACCACCCAACAGCCTGCAGGAGGACATTCTCTCGTTGCTGGGGGTAAAACAATTGCCCCGTCGTTTGGAAAAAAATGCGCTTTTGTAG
- a CDS encoding polysaccharide deacetylase family protein yields the protein MKKTILTPLIALLLLLSTTALLPGDFWAYLWESVRNTWDYYSLPLYFAAYTPPVRVVATTEKIAALTFDDGPDPRYALRILQILDEYNVKATFFVIGQAAQEHPELTRLIYQQGHALANHTYTHPGVDSLTLPEYNKQLSRTNHLLQQISGARPVYYRPPKGIVTAEGMEACRRQGLQMVLWTVCLENKNSPTPVEMAERAAARTKPGAIILVHDGRLNRQKSVEALPILLKTLQQKGYSFVTLDYLLQQRARYI from the coding sequence ATGAAAAAAACAATTTTAACTCCTCTCATCGCCCTTCTCCTGCTACTTTCAACCACCGCTTTGTTGCCGGGGGACTTCTGGGCATACCTGTGGGAAAGCGTCCGTAACACCTGGGATTACTATTCCCTGCCGTTGTATTTTGCCGCCTACACCCCACCTGTACGTGTAGTTGCTACCACTGAGAAGATTGCCGCTCTTACTTTTGACGACGGGCCGGATCCCCGTTACGCACTACGCATACTGCAAATATTGGATGAGTACAATGTCAAAGCTACCTTTTTTGTCATTGGTCAAGCCGCCCAGGAACACCCGGAGCTAACCCGTCTGATTTATCAGCAGGGTCACGCCCTGGCCAACCACACTTACACCCATCCCGGCGTGGACTCGCTTACCCTGCCTGAATATAATAAGCAACTCTCTCGCACCAACCATCTTCTGCAACAAATAAGCGGTGCTCGGCCCGTTTACTACCGCCCGCCAAAAGGAATTGTCACTGCGGAAGGGATGGAAGCCTGCCGGCGGCAGGGTCTACAAATGGTGCTTTGGACAGTTTGCCTGGAAAACAAAAATAGCCCTACACCGGTGGAAATGGCCGAGCGGGCAGCAGCCAGAACAAAGCCCGGTGCCATTATTCTGGTGCATGACGGCCGTTTGAACAGACAAAAGTCAGTGGAGGCCCTGCCCATATTGCTCAAAACCTTGCAACAAAAAGGTTACTCCTTTGTCACACTGGATTATTTGCTCCAACAGCGAGCCAGATATATTTAA
- a CDS encoding class I adenylate-forming enzyme family protein translates to MNLPVRLAEIARTFPEQQAIVYRDHIITYQQLDELVNQLANGMRKLGVSPGHRILVALGNSPEFVISYYAIMRLGAIIVPVNPQYTANELGVIMRDALPAAVICEPLAAPVFSKLAQEITINHGIIVTRSNPVGPKMHSFKRILEGSTDRFFSPASFHRDDVAEILYTAGNTGTPKGAMLTHHNLYSNALTFAQICRMTERDRALLIAPAYHSAAQTCIMNNTLISGATLVIHDQWAGPQPLLETVEKERITIYFGPPTMYALLVDYEPPRAYDTSSWRIAFTGAASLPTEVFYKFANKFGFEITEGYGLTETSPVVTTNPVFGVKKPGSIGLPIPGVEVKIVDYEDREVPVGQVGEIIVRGPNVMAGYYNREEETRWALRNGWFHTGDLAYMDQDGYLFIVDRKKDLIIRGGLNIHPREVEEVLYTHPAIFETAVVGVPDPIMGEEVLAFVLTRDGRRLDEEELRRFCAEKLARYKIPRYFRFVENLPKTTSGKLLKGELRKMAD, encoded by the coding sequence ATGAATTTGCCTGTACGACTGGCTGAAATAGCCCGCACTTTCCCTGAGCAGCAGGCCATTGTCTACCGGGATCATATAATAACATACCAGCAACTGGATGAACTGGTCAATCAGTTGGCCAACGGTATGCGCAAATTAGGCGTCAGCCCCGGACACAGGATACTGGTTGCGCTGGGAAACAGCCCGGAATTTGTCATATCTTACTACGCCATTATGCGCCTGGGAGCGATTATTGTACCCGTCAATCCCCAGTATACTGCCAATGAACTGGGTGTGATCATGCGCGATGCCCTGCCGGCAGCAGTAATTTGCGAACCGCTGGCCGCTCCTGTCTTTAGCAAGTTGGCACAAGAAATTACCATAAATCACGGCATTATAGTCACCCGTTCCAACCCGGTCGGCCCCAAAATGCATTCCTTTAAACGCATTCTGGAAGGCAGTACCGATAGATTTTTCAGCCCGGCAAGTTTTCACCGGGATGATGTGGCGGAAATATTGTATACCGCCGGCAACACAGGAACACCCAAGGGCGCCATGCTCACCCACCACAACCTGTACAGCAACGCCCTGACTTTTGCTCAAATATGCCGGATGACCGAGCGGGACAGAGCGCTGTTGATCGCCCCGGCTTACCATTCCGCCGCCCAGACCTGCATTATGAACAACACCTTAATCAGCGGTGCTACGCTGGTAATTCATGACCAGTGGGCGGGACCCCAGCCTTTGCTGGAAACCGTGGAAAAAGAAAGAATTACCATTTACTTCGGGCCACCCACCATGTATGCCCTGCTGGTAGATTACGAACCACCCCGCGCCTACGATACCTCCTCCTGGCGAATTGCCTTTACCGGCGCGGCATCGCTGCCCACGGAAGTCTTTTACAAGTTTGCCAACAAGTTCGGTTTTGAAATTACTGAAGGATATGGCTTAACCGAAACATCACCTGTAGTAACCACCAACCCCGTATTCGGCGTGAAAAAGCCTGGCTCCATCGGCCTACCCATACCGGGGGTGGAAGTAAAAATTGTGGACTACGAAGACCGGGAAGTACCGGTGGGACAGGTGGGCGAAATCATCGTCCGCGGTCCCAATGTGATGGCCGGTTACTACAACCGGGAAGAAGAAACCCGCTGGGCCTTGCGCAACGGCTGGTTCCACACCGGCGACCTGGCCTATATGGATCAAGATGGATACCTGTTTATAGTCGATCGCAAAAAGGACCTGATCATCCGGGGCGGCTTGAACATTCACCCCCGGGAAGTGGAGGAAGTTCTGTACACTCACCCCGCCATTTTTGAAACAGCCGTGGTGGGCGTACCCGACCCCATCATGGGCGAGGAGGTGCTGGCCTTCGTCCTCACCCGTGACGGCCGGCGCCTGGATGAGGAAGAATTACGCCGGTTTTGTGCTGAAAAGCTGGCCAGATACAAGATACCCCGCTATTTCCGTTTTGTGGAAAACCTGCCCAAAACCACTTCAGGCAAACTGCTCAAGGGCGAACTACGTAAAATGGCTGATTGA
- a CDS encoding polysaccharide deacetylase family protein produces MSMSIDIAATFAFLAALFTLYSIVPTLLTRLGIFCRRRGNSSQPRVAITFDDGPHPIYTEQLLNILEQEKVPACFFVLGERARRFPHLIQRIKMDGHEIGIHGYHHRLPWLLGPRTVASDIKKSCRAIEEITGQKPKYFRPPWGLCNITHLCYCYGRNIKLILWSFMSWDWQKRTSADKIYQMVIRRIKPGHVLIFHDSDHTCGAAPGAPKHTIAALPRIIKQLKEKGWQIVPLSDLLQTKKERPWLNTWEKIFAKLARIQRLTDNNRPTVFRLALRQYHGRPLVLPDGTTLTRRQPVIELHFDNDFLQELTASAGSPEKVALRTLRAVQQGLPVLARYIEQNPELRRMRALVGITILHRGAEKLGFGVYPLSNTLISKVITFYQRVLLCLWHPAGKERIKNQQDKLEARLLVMSTTTLLRLYGQGSAQRRGNLFNAQ; encoded by the coding sequence ATGAGCATGAGCATTGATATAGCAGCTACTTTTGCCTTTTTGGCAGCTCTGTTTACCCTGTACTCAATTGTGCCCACCCTGCTGACTCGCCTGGGCATTTTCTGCCGGCGCAGGGGTAATAGCTCCCAGCCCCGCGTTGCCATTACCTTTGATGACGGCCCCCACCCCATCTACACCGAGCAATTATTGAATATTCTGGAGCAGGAGAAAGTACCCGCCTGTTTTTTCGTTCTGGGCGAAAGAGCCCGTCGTTTCCCACATCTCATTCAGCGCATAAAAATGGACGGACATGAGATTGGCATTCACGGCTACCACCACCGCCTGCCCTGGCTGCTGGGACCGCGCACAGTAGCCAGCGATATCAAGAAAAGTTGCCGTGCCATAGAAGAAATTACCGGCCAAAAACCAAAGTATTTCCGCCCACCCTGGGGGCTTTGCAATATCACGCACTTGTGCTATTGCTACGGGAGGAACATAAAACTAATCCTGTGGTCCTTTATGAGTTGGGACTGGCAAAAGCGCACCTCGGCAGATAAAATTTATCAAATGGTTATACGGCGCATCAAACCAGGTCATGTCCTGATCTTCCACGACAGCGACCATACTTGCGGAGCGGCTCCCGGCGCGCCAAAACACACCATTGCTGCTCTGCCCAGGATCATAAAACAACTCAAGGAAAAGGGTTGGCAAATCGTGCCTCTCTCCGACTTGCTGCAAACAAAAAAAGAACGCCCCTGGTTAAACACCTGGGAAAAAATATTTGCCAAACTGGCCCGCATCCAGCGGCTCACTGACAACAACCGCCCCACTGTTTTCCGTCTGGCCCTGCGCCAGTACCACGGGCGTCCGCTCGTACTGCCGGACGGCACCACACTTACCCGCCGGCAGCCTGTAATAGAGCTGCATTTTGACAATGATTTCCTGCAAGAACTTACGGCCAGCGCCGGCAGTCCGGAGAAGGTCGCCCTGCGCACTCTGCGCGCCGTACAGCAGGGTCTGCCCGTCCTGGCCCGCTATATTGAGCAAAATCCTGAACTAAGGCGGATGCGAGCTCTGGTAGGCATCACAATATTGCACCGGGGAGCGGAAAAACTTGGCTTTGGCGTATACCCATTATCCAATACTTTGATCAGCAAGGTGATAACCTTTTACCAAAGAGTATTACTGTGCCTCTGGCACCCGGCAGGAAAAGAGCGCATAAAAAACCAGCAGGACAAACTGGAGGCACGCCTGCTGGTTATGAGTACGACCACTTTGCTCCGCCTGTACGGACAAGGTTCGGCCCAAAGACGCGGGAATTTATTTAATGCCCAGTAG